The region AGTCAGACTGGCAAACTTAATCCCAGTCCCTCCGATATCAATCGTTGCAATGGTCATTGTTTTTACCATAAAAGGGGCGAATCAGCAGTTAGTTCTTACTTTTTCGCCCCTCCTTTCTTTTTATGTTTACTTGTTGAAATTAAATTTCTTCTTTTTGGATGAATTCTGTACGAATCTCTTGTGGTGAAATGAGGCCTCTATGAACTGGGTATGGTCGTTCAAGTAGGTCAAGGAAGAGATGTTGACTTTCCGGTACACGCACATTTTCGCTACACATATTGTAGTAACGAAGCACATAGCCTTCTTCATTTTCAGCTACCTTAAAGGCTGTTGGACAGATTTGCGGTATGCTGAGAACAGAATGGCTCAAGAGGCTACCAGTCGCAGCCACGCTTCCTTCCTGTCTAGCAAGCTGAAGGCTGGTAAATGGTGTCTGCAAGGCCTTAGCACGACGGAAAGCTGAGAAGCGTTCTTGGGCTTGGTGGCATTCAAGCGCAAACTCAACTTCAAACTCACGCAAACACTGAGCTTCTGGTGTTGGGAAGTAACCCCAGTCACCTAGCTCACCTGATGCACGCAAAATAGTCACTGCAATGGTGTCGTCTCCTAGGATTTCGTATTCATTCAATCCCTTGTTGGATACAGTCACACCTTTTTCATCGTCATACAGACTAACAAAGGCTTGTTGGTGTTGAGGATTTTCAGGATTTTCCCATGAAGCAGCTGGGTTGTTTGGTCGTGTCACCACCTCATAGATGCTTTCAGAATCATTGCTTGGACGCGTGTTATGAGTCTTGACCAAGAGACGGATACGGTGGTCTTTGGCAGTGTTGGTAAAGCGAGTCTTGCAACGGATTTGTGGATTATCAACGAAGATAGTCATCTCAGTTTCAAGAGGAATGCTTGTCAATTCTTCTGAACGTCCAGCTTCACGCTTCATAAACTCGATGATGCCTTTTTGCTCTTCTTCTAGCTTTTCATCTGCACTGACAGGCACGGTCAATTCATGTTTGAGCAAAATTTTAGCGTAGCGAGCTGTGTTTTCCAAGACCTCGTAGCCCTTAAGCTCTGCATAGATTGGCTCTGTTCCTTTTGGTTGGAAATAGATATACTCGTTTCCGATGTCACCACGGTCTTCGAAGCGGATAAAATCTTCGTAGGCTTCGTGAGTTGTCTTGTCATAAACTGTGATATTGTCATCCACACTCACCGTTACAAATGGCGTATCAATCACTCCGTTTTGGTAAATGCCTTCACGGTGTTCTTGCTCTCCTTCCAACAATTGGAAGGTTGTCCAAGAAAGAGGCGCTAGGTGAACTGGAATGGTCACGCGCACTTGTCGAGCGATACGAGCTTGGCGGAACTTGTCTTTTGGTAAATCGTACTCAAAATTAGCCCCAAGGTCTTCGATTTTAGCCTCTACAGGACGACCATCCAAATCCTCCACACGGTAACTTGGCAAGGTAAGATCAGCCATCTTCTTATAACCTTCTGTTGGGTGCAATTCCTTAAAATCACAAGTCGCAACATCAATCACTGTGCTGACAGTATCAACCTTATCATGCAAGCCTGTGTTAATGACAGTAAAGAGATAGTCACTTTGAGCCTTAGCTGTAGCGATTTTGCCCTTCCACTCGTTAAGAAGATTGCTCTTAACAAAGTTTCCTACTTGGTTGACCTTGGCAAAACGAGTTTCCATCTCTCGGTGAACTTCGTCCACGCTACAGCCACAGATGCTATCATGTGGCGCATTCTGCAAAAGTGTTTTCCAAGCATAGGTCAACTGGTCCTTGTGGTTATGACCCCCAGTGATAATCATCAAGGGTTCTACAACTTGCTCTAGGAGGTTGCTATTTTCTTGGAAGGATTGTTTGAGATAAATACGAGATGAAGAAGTGTTGGCAAGTGTGTACCAGCCGTCTGTTTCCTGACTGGTCAACTCACCTGTAACCGTTGATAATTGCTCTGGTAGGGCACTTTCCACGGCTTGAACATATTCATCAAAAGAACTATGAACAAAGGTTACATCTGGGAAAAGTTCATTTGCCACACGAATGGCTTCGCTCAGATTTTTCTGTACAGGCTGGTGATCACATCCGTTCATCATCAACCATTGGTTGGTCGAAGCATAATCACGCACATCTGACAATTTTTGTTTCCAGAAGGTCAAGGCCTCGTCTTTATCAACTGGAATTTCATTCCCATTACTATACCAGTTAGCAAAGAGGATACTGAGGACACGACTTCCGTCCGCACCCTGCCAGTACATTTCTGAAAACTGGGATGTAAACTGCTCGTCTTCGAGGACTTGGTTGTCAAATCCAATCGGCTTCACACCACGACCAAAGGCTGCCACGTGAATGCCTGATTTTTGAAGGATTTGAGGAGCTTGCCCCATATTTCCAAAAGTATCTGGGAAGTAACCAATCTGAGTAGATTTGCCCCATTTTGCACATTCTGCTTGACCAATCAATGTATTGCGGACATTGGCTTCACTTGAAATCAAGTAATCATCCTGCAAGATGTAAAAAGGACCAATTTTAAGTTTGCCTTCGTCGATGTATCGTTGGACTTTGTCGCTATTTTCAGGGCGAATCTCCAAGTAGTCATCAAGGACAATGGTTTGACCATCCAAGTGGAAGCTCTTGAACTCAGGGTCATTTTCAAAGAGATCAAAGAGATTGTCAAATAATTCCACCAACTGCATACGGTGGCTTTCAAAAGGCAAGTACCACTCACGGTCCCAGTGACTATGTGAGATAATATGTACAACAACATTTTCCATGAAGTAAAACCTCATTCTAAATTTAAATTTTTATTGTTAACGTTTTAAATGTAAATTTGTGATTCTTTCCAAGAATCAGTTACGCTAAAGCGTGTTCCTTAGCGGATATCCAAGTAATCCAAGACCAATTCACAGAACATCATGTTGGCCCAAGAGAACCATTCACGAGAATAGAGAGTTGGGTCATCCACGTGGAAGCTTTCGTGCATAACACCTGTACCACCATCGCAAGCAACCAGCTGATCCAGCAAGAATTTCTTCTCTGCCTTATCTCTTGTTGTCAAGCCTTGGATAGAAAGGGCGATTGGCCAGATATAGCGATAGAAGGTATGAGAACTTCCGAGACC is a window of Streptococcus mitis DNA encoding:
- a CDS encoding alpha-mannosidase is translated as MENVVVHIISHSHWDREWYLPFESHRMQLVELFDNLFDLFENDPEFKSFHLDGQTIVLDDYLEIRPENSDKVQRYIDEGKLKIGPFYILQDDYLISSEANVRNTLIGQAECAKWGKSTQIGYFPDTFGNMGQAPQILQKSGIHVAAFGRGVKPIGFDNQVLEDEQFTSQFSEMYWQGADGSRVLSILFANWYSNGNEIPVDKDEALTFWKQKLSDVRDYASTNQWLMMNGCDHQPVQKNLSEAIRVANELFPDVTFVHSSFDEYVQAVESALPEQLSTVTGELTSQETDGWYTLANTSSSRIYLKQSFQENSNLLEQVVEPLMIITGGHNHKDQLTYAWKTLLQNAPHDSICGCSVDEVHREMETRFAKVNQVGNFVKSNLLNEWKGKIATAKAQSDYLFTVINTGLHDKVDTVSTVIDVATCDFKELHPTEGYKKMADLTLPSYRVEDLDGRPVEAKIEDLGANFEYDLPKDKFRQARIARQVRVTIPVHLAPLSWTTFQLLEGEQEHREGIYQNGVIDTPFVTVSVDDNITVYDKTTHEAYEDFIRFEDRGDIGNEYIYFQPKGTEPIYAELKGYEVLENTARYAKILLKHELTVPVSADEKLEEEQKGIIEFMKREAGRSEELTSIPLETEMTIFVDNPQIRCKTRFTNTAKDHRIRLLVKTHNTRPSNDSESIYEVVTRPNNPAASWENPENPQHQQAFVSLYDDEKGVTVSNKGLNEYEILGDDTIAVTILRASGELGDWGYFPTPEAQCLREFEVEFALECHQAQERFSAFRRAKALQTPFTSLQLARQEGSVAATGSLLSHSVLSIPQICPTAFKVAENEEGYVLRYYNMCSENVRVPESQHLFLDLLERPYPVHRGLISPQEIRTEFIQKEEI